In Oscillatoria acuminata PCC 6304, a single window of DNA contains:
- the opcA gene encoding glucose-6-phosphate dehydrogenase assembly protein OpcA codes for MATPIVALQQPKDISLDEIESELSRIWLSENGGRASSIATRAATFSMVVYEPEEFQQLLGALGFYEGPIDGIYGTLTKEAVQEAQITYGIRVTGRIDPETLIRLREEYDKLPPDRQKVTNPNARGFSISEAIAAQNPCRIITLCPVLGEDEGVTAQVSAYCPIQKGNSSRLICCEYITLRGTKQALQRVGDLVVSLMIASLPKFVWWKATPNPEQELFQKLSESCNCMIMDSSYFSDPESEFLKMQKLIDEETYMADLNWHRLTSWQELAAAAFDPPERRASLIELDRVTIDYEKGNASQALMFLGWLASRLGWKPLSYQDEGGDYDIRRVSFKGPGDHTIEAELAAIPTADWGEINGDMVGLRLTSTNSEANCCTILCSETTGCMRMESGGSAQNCRTEQVTPLTDQKAEYLLGQQLQRWGRDMLYEESLSVTTEILKLRQ; via the coding sequence ATGGCTACTCCAATTGTTGCGCTCCAACAACCGAAAGATATTTCCCTCGATGAGATTGAGTCAGAATTGAGTCGAATCTGGCTCTCGGAAAATGGTGGCAGAGCTTCTAGCATTGCCACTCGTGCGGCAACCTTTAGCATGGTGGTTTATGAGCCCGAAGAATTCCAGCAGTTGCTGGGGGCTTTAGGCTTTTATGAAGGGCCAATTGATGGGATTTACGGAACACTGACCAAGGAAGCGGTTCAGGAAGCTCAAATCACTTACGGAATCAGAGTAACCGGGCGCATTGACCCAGAAACCCTGATCCGGCTGCGGGAAGAGTATGATAAACTGCCGCCCGATCGCCAGAAAGTCACCAACCCCAATGCCCGAGGGTTCAGCATCAGCGAGGCGATCGCCGCCCAAAATCCCTGCCGCATTATCACCCTCTGTCCCGTCCTCGGTGAAGATGAAGGGGTCACCGCTCAGGTTTCCGCCTATTGTCCCATCCAAAAAGGCAACTCCAGCCGGTTAATTTGCTGTGAGTACATCACCCTACGCGGCACAAAGCAAGCACTGCAACGAGTCGGGGATTTGGTGGTGTCTCTAATGATTGCCTCCCTGCCGAAGTTTGTCTGGTGGAAGGCAACCCCCAATCCCGAACAGGAGTTGTTCCAAAAACTCTCGGAATCCTGCAATTGCATGATTATGGACTCGTCTTACTTTAGTGACCCCGAGTCCGAGTTTCTGAAGATGCAAAAGCTCATCGATGAAGAAACCTATATGGCGGACTTGAACTGGCACCGCCTCACCTCCTGGCAAGAATTGGCAGCAGCAGCCTTTGACCCCCCGGAACGTCGCGCTTCCCTAATCGAACTCGATCGCGTCACAATTGACTATGAAAAGGGAAATGCCTCTCAAGCCTTGATGTTCCTGGGTTGGCTCGCTTCTCGCCTCGGTTGGAAACCCCTGTCTTACCAAGACGAAGGCGGCGATTATGATATTCGCCGAGTCTCCTTCAAAGGTCCGGGCGATCACACAATCGAAGCCGAGTTAGCCGCCATTCCCACCGCAGATTGGGGTGAAATTAACGGAGATATGGTCGGATTGCGTCTCACTTCTACGAATAGTGAGGCAAATTGCTGCACGATTCTCTGTTCTGAAACCACTGGCTGTATGCGGATGGAGTCTGGCGGTAGCGCCCAAAACTGTCGCACGGAACAGGTGACGCCGTTAACGGACCAAAAGGCGGAATACCTCCTGGGTCAACAGTTACAGCGCTGGGGTCGCGATATGCTTTATGAAGAAAGTCTATCGGTGACTACCGAGATTCTCAAGTTGCGTCAGTAA
- a CDS encoding Uma2 family endonuclease, which translates to MSAEAITETMNSVPEAAEWEPPMPPTDLIFDDGEPLESNRHRIAMNALIDSVPALLPDRHDYFMGGNMFIYYSSKQAKNQDFRGPDFFAVLDVEPGDRPGWVVWEEEGRYPDVIVELTSPSTRKIDLGPKKDLYERVFRTRDYFVYDPYNPNSLQGWRLDAHHKYQPIEPDERGWLWCETLGAWLGNWEGTLTQVSITWLRFYHPDGTLALLPHEAAQQQAESAQQQAESAQSKADRLAAKLREMGVDPDQL; encoded by the coding sequence ATGTCTGCCGAGGCGATCACAGAAACCATGAACTCCGTCCCAGAGGCAGCCGAGTGGGAACCTCCCATGCCTCCTACGGACCTGATTTTTGATGACGGAGAACCCTTGGAAAGTAATCGACACCGCATTGCGATGAATGCCCTGATTGACTCAGTGCCTGCCCTATTGCCGGACCGCCATGATTATTTTATGGGCGGGAATATGTTTATTTATTACAGCAGTAAACAAGCCAAAAATCAAGATTTCAGAGGACCGGATTTCTTTGCCGTTTTGGATGTAGAACCAGGCGATCGCCCGGGATGGGTGGTTTGGGAGGAAGAGGGGCGTTACCCCGATGTGATTGTAGAACTGACTTCCCCCAGCACCCGAAAAATTGACCTGGGACCGAAAAAAGACCTCTATGAACGGGTATTCCGAACTCGGGATTATTTCGTTTATGACCCCTATAATCCCAATTCTTTGCAAGGTTGGCGCTTGGATGCCCATCACAAGTATCAACCCATTGAACCCGATGAACGGGGGTGGTTATGGTGCGAAACGCTAGGGGCATGGCTGGGAAATTGGGAGGGAACTTTAACGCAAGTTTCTATCACTTGGTTACGCTTTTATCATCCCGATGGAACTCTAGCTTTGTTACCCCACGAAGCAGCACAACAGCAAGCTGAATCGGCTCAACAGCAAGCTGAATCGGCTCAATCCAAGGCCGATCGCCTTGCTGCAAAATTACGAGAAATGGGAGTTGACCCCGATCAGTTGTAG
- a CDS encoding cobyrinate a,c-diamide synthase, with the protein MTTIIAGERSGVGKTTITLAMLAYLQRQGLKVQSFKVGPDYIDPMFHHYVTGRPCRNLDPVLTSPEYVQDCFNRHSPLTEFSLIEGVMGLFDGVQPAPLLMDSSPVFSLGDFSSTAHIARLLQLPVILVLDCSRLSSSIAAIAQGYRTLDPRVKIAGVILNRVGSDRHLELLQDALATIQFPVLGVWRRQDNITIPDRHLGLIPTAELPQLDALIDRLAHLAETCFDWEQLFPLLTSTPATAVKPLEIPPCQGLKSKIPIAIAQDAAFNFYYQDNIDSLESLGVEWVPWSPLQDTVLPEGVQGLYLGGGFPEIFAETLAKNTSALRSVYQAVASGMPTYAECGGLMYLSQNIVDFNGKSWPMVGIFPTNAVMGSRLSLGYRLATTLQDTPLLRTGETVWGHEFHRSHLTTEPASPLFQLQGFHRKSAVTPEGWGYSPQIATPAIHASYLHLHWGGQWQIPQRFLQHCQGFIPESRAFL; encoded by the coding sequence ATGACCACAATAATTGCTGGAGAAAGAAGCGGCGTCGGTAAAACAACAATAACTTTAGCGATGTTAGCCTATCTGCAACGCCAAGGTCTGAAGGTCCAATCTTTTAAGGTTGGACCGGATTATATTGACCCCATGTTTCATCACTACGTCACGGGTCGTCCTTGTCGCAATTTAGACCCGGTTTTAACTTCCCCGGAATATGTTCAAGACTGTTTTAATCGCCATTCGCCATTGACAGAATTTTCCCTAATAGAAGGGGTAATGGGACTGTTTGATGGGGTGCAACCAGCCCCTTTGTTGATGGATTCATCTCCGGTATTTTCTCTCGGGGATTTTAGCAGTACCGCCCATATTGCCCGATTGTTACAATTGCCGGTCATTTTAGTTTTAGATTGCAGTCGGTTGTCCAGTTCGATCGCTGCGATCGCTCAAGGATATCGGACTTTGGATCCGAGGGTAAAGATTGCCGGGGTCATCCTGAATCGCGTGGGAAGCGATCGCCATTTAGAACTGCTACAAGATGCCTTAGCAACCATTCAATTTCCTGTGTTAGGCGTTTGGCGGCGACAGGATAACATTACTATTCCCGATCGCCATCTCGGACTCATTCCCACTGCGGAACTTCCTCAACTGGATGCCTTAATCGATCGCCTTGCACATCTGGCTGAAACTTGCTTTGATTGGGAACAGCTATTCCCCCTGTTGACATCAACTCCGGCAACCGCTGTCAAACCCTTAGAAATCCCCCCTTGCCAAGGATTAAAATCAAAAATCCCGATCGCGATCGCCCAAGATGCTGCCTTTAATTTTTATTATCAAGATAATATAGACTCTCTCGAATCCCTCGGGGTCGAATGGGTCCCTTGGAGTCCTCTCCAGGATACTGTCTTACCGGAGGGAGTCCAGGGATTATATCTAGGCGGGGGATTCCCAGAAATCTTTGCTGAAACCTTAGCTAAAAATACCTCAGCATTGCGATCGGTGTATCAGGCAGTCGCGTCAGGGATGCCGACTTATGCCGAATGTGGCGGTTTGATGTATTTATCTCAGAATATAGTCGATTTTAACGGCAAATCCTGGCCAATGGTCGGGATTTTTCCCACGAATGCTGTCATGGGTTCCCGCCTCAGTTTGGGATATCGCCTTGCCACCACCCTCCAAGACACCCCCTTACTTCGGACTGGGGAAACAGTCTGGGGTCATGAGTTCCATCGATCGCACCTCACCACCGAACCCGCTTCTCCCCTCTTTCAACTCCAGGGATTCCACCGCAAGTCTGCGGTTACTCCGGAAGGATGGGGATATTCTCCCCAAATTGCCACCCCTGCGATTCATGCCTCTTATCTTCATCTTCATTGGGGAGGACAGTGGCAGATTCCTCAGCGATTTTTACAGCATTGTCAGGGTTTTATCCCCGAGTCAAGGGCTTTTTTGTAA